The DNA segment ATGCCGCCCATCGGGTGGGTGCTGGGCGGGGTGGATTTCTCCGACTTCTTCCTGGTCATAAAAGAAGGAACCACTTCGGGTCCATACCTCTCGCTGGGCGCCGCGAAGACGGCCGGCGCCGTCACGCTCAACTACGGCCTCTTTGCGAACGCCGTAATCAGCTTCCTGATTGTTGCGTTTGCGCTGTTCATGGTGGTGAAAGCCATGAACAAACTGCGCCGGAAAGAAGAACCCGCCGCCGAACCGACAACGAAGGATTGCCCATACTGCCTGTCGGCCATCCCCGTCAAGGCGGTCCGGTGCGCA comes from the Candidatus Hydrogenedentota bacterium genome and includes:
- the mscL gene encoding large-conductance mechanosensitive channel protein MscL; translation: MFKEFKEFALRGNVVDMAVGIVIGGAFGTIVKSLVDDVLMPPIGWVLGGVDFSDFFLVIKEGTTSGPYLSLGAAKTAGAVTLNYGLFANAVISFLIVAFALFMVVKAMNKLRRKEEPAAEPTTKDCPYCLSAIPVKAVRCAHCTSELGAK